Sequence from the Ochrobactrum vermis genome:
GGATTGTCTCGACGTGCTGGCGATGACCGAAGGCAACACCTTCGAGTAACGCTCGGATCAAATGCCCCTTGGTGTGCCAGCCCGCAATACCGTAAAATCCTGCACGCGCATGACCGTCTTGCTGCGCTCCATAGAGATAAGGATGGTAAAGCGGATCATCATTCGCGGGCTCAATCGCCGCTGCCAGGCCGCAACAGACATCAAATGGCGAGACATCGGCGTGATGTTCACCTTCGAAGAACTCCCGCACCAGCCATTCCAGATTTGCCGCCGAGGTCGCGCTGTTTTCCATCGCCATGTAACGGCTGCGATCGAAAGTCGAGGTCATGAAGACGGGCCCTTCAAGATCGGGACCGTCGACAATGATCTGATTGATGCTCCACGTGCCAGCGATGATCGACGCGCTCCCCGTGCGTGAAACCCCGGAACCGAGCGCCGATGCGACCACGTCGAAAAGCCCGCCAATCACAGGCGTACCCGCAGCAAGGCCAGTCTCACGCGCCACTGCTTCCGTTACGTTGCCTGCAATGTTGTCACTTTCGATGAGCGGCGGCAGGATATCCATGCAATCGCTCAGACCGTAAGCTTCCATCAGAGCACTGTCATAACGGCGCTTTGCCAGATCAAGCAAACCTGCCCCAGACATATCGGAAACTTCGCTGAAACGTTTTCCGGTCAAGCGATTGACGACAAAATCCTTGGAGAAGAATACCGTGCCAATCCGGTCAAACAGATCAGGCTGATAACGCTTCAGCCAGGCAAGCAGGGTCGGGGTTTGGGAGGGCCAAGGGCGCTGACGAGCTATCGGATAGGTCTTCGCACCCACGCCTTCCGCCGCCCACTTTTCCACGAGACCGGTCGCACGTGTGTCGATCGACTGTATGCCGATGAGAGGTTCCCCCTCCCGGTCAAGCGCATAGAGGCCGTTGCCGTGTCCGGCACAACCGATAGCGACTATATCGCTCGCCGCTATACCCGCCTTATCAAGGCAAGTCCGTATGACCCTCTTGGCATTGGACCAGAGTTCACCAAGGTCACGCTCGACATGGCCTGGATGCGGCATGCGGCTATGTCCTTCCTCCCCCGCATGTGCGAGTTCCCGTCCCGCCAGATCAAAGACCACCGCTTTGATGACGGTATTGCCGGCATCAAGCCCCAACAGATATTTTTGCATCCAGAACCCCTCCCAAGGTTCAACTAGTTCAGCAACTCAGCTCCGCTGATAGAGCGAGTAAGCCTCATCGCCACCTGCATCCTGATGAATGATCGCCATCAATCCGCGTACGACGGCGTTAGGATTGGCATGCTGATATATGTTGCGCCCATAGACCATGCCCATTGCGCCCTGCCGCATCAAGGCAGCAGATTTTGCAAATACTACCGCAAGATCTTCCTTGCCGCCGCCACGCACCAGAACCGGACAACGCGCCGCTTCCACAACACGATGGAAATCCTCCGCATTCGTTGTGGGATCGGCCTTGATGATATCAGCTCCCATTTCACGGGCGAGCCTCGTAAGTGTCACGATCTTGTCGGCATCACCATCAACCATGTAACCCCCGCGCTCCGTGACCGGCTGCATGACGAGTGGTTCGATCATCAGCGGCATGCCGTATTTTTCGCAATCAGCTCTGACACGCGAAATATTCTGCACGCATTGGCGAAAAAGGTCCGGCTCGTCCGGCAGCATGAAAAGGTTCACCACGACACAGGCCGCATCCATCTGCAGAGCACCGACCAGCGGTTCGGCTTCATTCTGCAGCACTGCCCACATGTCGCGATGGCGTATACGATTATAGGGATTGCCCATATCGAGGCGCATGACCAGAGCTGGCTTATCCTTGCCGGGGATGTCCTGCAAAAGATCTGCCTGGCCATAATTCATCTGAATCGCATCAGGCTTTGCATCGACCAATGCCTGGACGACGGACGACATGTTCTCCAGTCCGTCGAGAAAAGAAGGCTCGTTGCACACGCCATGATCGATAGCTACATCCAGACAGCGGCCATTGCCGAACAGCCGGTTCATCCGGACTTTGCGGTTCTCTCGCATAATTCACTCCTTTGTTCGTTCCTTGCGGAAAGGGTTTCCTCGGTGACACCGTGGCGCTCACGCATGAGGGTTAAAAATCGTGTCAACTCTGCATCGCTACGCTGCGACGGCCAGCTTTTCTCCGTCGCAAGCAGATCAAGCACAGCGTCGGTCATAGCGAGGGACAGTTCACCAGAAATCGCCAGTGTCGTGCGTCGCAGAAGCAGGTCATCCAGATGCTCAACGGCCTCAGCACGGATGAGATACAAGAACTCTCGCGTGCTGTAGTCGGTATTGGGCAAGGTGCGATCCACCCCACCCGCGATGAAACGGGCGATTTCGGCTGTATCGGTGCCGTAACGTTTGAAAAGCGATGCGATGCGAGCCGAAGATATTCCCGTGGTGGTGGCCAGTTTTTCGATCCAGCTTGCGCGATCTTTCGGAAATGCGCGTCCACCACCTATTGCACGTTCCGCCGTGTCGGTCCCGCGCGATAGACCCAACCGTTTCAGCACCATGTCGGCTGCCATTTCACCGAACGACCGGAAAGTCGTCCACTTGCCGCCAATCATGCAGAGCACGGGAGGGCGGCCGTCACATCCTTCAAGCACAGTACAGAAATGGTCGCGCGGAATACGTCCTGTAAAACTGTCATCGCTGGCTGGCAATGGACGCACGCCGGCGAACTGAAAGACAATCTCTTCGGAATGTATTTTGATCTCAGGCAACACGAAAGCGAGCGATTGCAAAATGTAGTCCCGCTCGTCCGCTTCGCAACGCACCTTGCCGGGGTCATCAACGCGGATGTCCGTCGATCCAACGAGAACCTTGCCGAGATAGGGAAACAATATGCAGATCCGCCCGTCCTCATTCTCATAATAGATCATATGTCCATCGAGGCTGTCGCTGAGGGCAGGATTGTCGACGATGAGATGCGACCCTTTGGTGCCCCCCACCAGAGGCGCGGGCTGCGCCTCTTTCGGAAAGAGCGAGCCATTCGCCATGTCGATCCAGCCGCCGGTCGCATTGATAATCAGCCGTGGCTTGATTGGCAGCGTTTCGCCGGAGATTCCATCGAGCAACAAGAAATCACCACGACCACTTTCCCGAACTGTCGCATAGTTCAGCGCCTTCGCATGGTGGCCGGCAGCAAGGCCATCGCGAAGAAGCTCTATACCGATCCGCTCGGGATGACTGACCCAGGCATCAAAATACGTAGCAGAGTTGCGGATCGCTGGATTGAGCGCAGGCCATTTCGCAAGCGTCGTCTTGCGATTGCGAAAACTGTGCTTTGGCATAAGCGCCCGTTTACGCGTCAGGAAGTCGTAAATGCCCAGCCCTGCTTTGATGGCGATTGCGCCACGTCGGCTTGGACGGCGGGTGAGCCCCATAAAGCGTACAATCCCATTACCGAGGCCCGAAAAAGTATCGAAGATCGGAACCGTCGTCGGCAAAGGAGCTACGTAGTGGGGAGCATTCCGCAGCAGTCTGTCACGCTCGACAAGAGATTCCTTGACGAGGCTGAATTCGCCATTCTCCAGATAACGCAAACCTCCATGAACCATGCGCGAGAGCGCAGCACTGGCACCCGAACAATAATCCGACTGCTCGACCAGCAGCACATTCACGCCCTGCAGCGCAAGCTCGCGGAAAACGCTGAGCCCGTTAATGCCGCCGCCAACAACACAAACATCCACCTTCGGGCTCTGGCGGAGCCCGTTCAACATCTCTTCACGGTTCATGATGGCCGTCCGTTATCCGTCCATGTTAACCAGTTGCGCCGAAATAGCCGTTTCGATTGCCATAAGATCGTCAACTGACAGCCGAAGCTCTCCCGCATGCGCATTGTCGAGTGCCTGCGTCGGGTTTCGCGCGCCGCAAAGCGCAAAGGTGACACCTGGCTGCGCGAGCGTCCATGCAATCACGATCTGAGCAACAGTCGCGTCATGCTGATCAGCGACCGGCTGTATCGCCCTGGCAAATTCCCTTACCTTCTGCCTGTTGGCGACGGAAAAGCGCGGATTGTCCTTGCGCTGATCGTCACCGGAAAATACTCGCTCCGGTCCGATCATACCGGACAGAAGACCAAGCGCGAGAGAGGAATAGCTCAACGTCGATACATCGTTTGCCGTGGTAAGCGGCAACAAATCCTTCTCGATTTCCCGATCTATCATGCTGAATCGCTCCTGGATCGCATCGAGTGCTCCCAACTGGATATATTGTTCCAGCTCCGAACGATTAACATTGCTCGCACCGACGGCACGGATTTTTCCTGCCTGCTTCAATTCCTCAAGCGCCGCGACGGTCTCTTCGATCGGCGTTGTCGGGTCCTGCCAGTGAGTGATGTAAAGGTCAATATAATCGGTACCGAGGCGACGCAGACTTTCTTCCACCTCATGGATGATCGCATCCCGTCCCAGATAGCGATGGACTGGTTTTCCATTCTGGTCGAAGAAGTGGTTACCTTTTTGGGTGTGCCAGACCAGGCCGCATTTTGTAGCAATAACTGCCTTGTCGCGACGCCCGGCAATCGCCTTGCCAACAATTTCCTCAGATCGCCCGAGACCATAAGCCGGTGCCGTATCGATCAGTGTTACACCAGCTTCCAGCGATATCTGGATTGCGGCGATGGATTGAGCTTCATCCGTTCCGCCCCACATCCAGCCCCCTATGGCCCATGTACCCAGACCGACTGCGGAGGCTTTGACGCCGGAGCGTCCGATTTCGCAGATCAACTGTTCGCCGCTCATGCGGAAAATCCTTCTTCGGATGCGAGTTCGAGAATGCGGACACCGGTCACCTCATCGGTGACAAGCGTATCGAGATGTTTGCCGCGAAGGACACTCAGGATAGACTCGGCCTTGTTCAGCCCGCTGGCGACACCGATCTTCGTCGGGATGTGCGCAAACTCATCCAGCGTCAGCGAGACCAGCGCACTGTTCAGACTGTACTCACAGACCTGACCGTCGACATCGAGCAGATGAGCAAGAAGCTCGGCACTCGCTCCGGAATGTTCGATAGCCGTGCGATCCTCACTCGAAGAGGGGTGCAGGTCGTAATAAGTCGAATCCGTACTGACGATGGAGCCTATGCCCACAACTGCTACCTTGGCTTCCCTTGCCCGTTGGAACACGTCCGCTACCGAACGCATATTCATCAGCATGGCGCGTTGCCCAGCGTCATCTGCAAACAGAGGCGCATGTATCTGATATGAGTGTCCACCAAGCTTTTCGGCCATCAACGTCGAGACGTGATTGACGTCAGTATAGTGCTTTCCCTGCACGCAGCCCGTTGCCGGGATGACCTCAATATCGAAACGACGTGGTGCCTGAATGCCTGTAACAACGGCACTCACGCCCTTGCCGCCGGTGATGCAGATCGTGTCGCCATCAGCGATTTCTTCAAGAAGCAAGCGGGCCGCGGCTTCCCCAACCGCCAGCAAAGCAGTTTGCGGGTTGTCGGATACGGACGGCACGACAACAGCGCGGCTGATACCACCGAGCGCCAGCAGACGTTCTTCCAGATCGACAAGAGGCTCGACCGGCGACTTGATCTTGATTTCAACGAGACCGAGCTGGCGACCGCGCTTGATGAGCCGGTTGACTGTCGCATGTGATATGCCGAGCTGGTCCGCTATCTGCGCCTGCGTCAGTCCTTCAAGAAAATGCAGGACGAGCGCCTGATGCATCTGGCGAGCGACAACGATTTCCTCTCGTGGCGCCGTTGTTCTGGGTTTCAGTTTGGCAATGGGCATATCAGGACGCCTTCCGCTTGTGGAGGAAATGGTCGATGGAAACCGCCGCGAGAAGAATGCAACCCTTGATCATGTCCTGCCAGTACACTGAAACATTGAGAAGGATCAGCGAGGATGTGACCAGCGAAAGCAGTGCCATGCCGAGAATGGCACCGAGGATCGTGCCGGAACCGCCGCTCAGCGATGCACCGCCGATGACTGCGGCAGCAATGATGTTCAACTCCATGCCAACGCCAAAGGTAGGCGTCGCAGCGCCGAAGCGGGACATATAGATGACGCCTGCAACACCGGCGAGTGTTGAGCACAAGACTGTCACCCAGAATTTGACGTGGTTCGTCTTGATGCCCGAATAGAGCGCTGCCTTTTCATTGCTGCCGGTATAAAACACCTTGCGAAAGGCCGTGGCCCGGCGCAGCAGGAAGTCGAACAGAATGACGACAGCAACGAAAATCAGAATGACATAGGGTATGCCGTAGAAGGTACCCTGTCCTACTGCCTTGAAACTGGGTGGCAGCGTGAAAAGCGATAGCGGCGTGCCTTTGGTAATGATCAGACAAAGGCCGCGTACAATCACCATGGCCGCCAGCGACGTGATGAAGTGGTTGAGACCGACAACGGTCACGAAGAACCCCATAGTGGCGCCGATGGCGCTGCTCGCCGCAATGCCGACGAGCGAAGCCGTCCATGGATCGAGCCCGGCAAGAAAGAGCGCGCCGGAAAGGACCATGGAGAAACAGACCACCGAGCCCACCGAAAGGTCGATGCCCCCGACAATCAGCAGGATTGTCATTCCCACGACGACAATGCCTTCCACAGAGAAGCTCATCAGCATCGCGCGAAAATTGCCGAGTGTTAGAAAATGCGGCGATGCGAAGCTCATCACCACGCCCAATGCAAGAATGATCGCAATCAGACCGGCCTCACGCATGGTACCAATGCGCCTTATCGACGATGTTCTCGGCACAGCCGCCACCATTGTGTCGATTGCCATTTCACCCTCTCCCATTTTCTTTTTATGCAGCATGGTGCGATGTCCGTTCCGTACCAACGCCCGAAGCGAGACGGATCACCGCCTCTTCTGACATCGCAGCCGCTGAAAGCTCTCCTGCAATGCGCCCTTCCCGGACCACTAGCAGGCGGTCGGAAAGACCGAGCAGTTCAGGCATCTCCGATGAGATGACGATGATGCCGATCCCAGAGCGCGCAAGCTCCCGCAGCAGTCGATGAATTTCCGCCTTCGCGCCGACATCGATGCCCCGTGTTGGTTCATCCATCAGAATGACTTTGGGTTTCACGGCGAGTTGCTTGGCGATTGCGACTTTCTGCTGATTGCCGCCGGATAGTGATTTCACCGGCGCTTCGATGCCGCCCATGCGTACCGAAAGTCGTTTCGCAAAATCCTCTGCAAGCGCGGCCTCGGCTCGACCATTCAGAAGTCCAGCGGAGTTGGTCAGTGATTTCAAATCCAGCACGGAAATATTCTGCGCGATGGACATCTCCAGAAACACGCCTGATCCCTTGCGGTCTTCAGAAAGATAGACGATGCCCGATCTGACGGCATCGGAATAGGAATTGATTTTCTGCGTTTTACCATGGAGGCGGACTGCTCCCGCCGCACGCGGACGAAGGCCGCAAATACCTTCGGCGATCTCGGTTCGTCCGGATCCTATAAGGCCACCTATACCAAGAATTTCCCCTTTGCGGACGGCAAAGCTCACATCGTGGAAACGCACACCATCGGCAATGTTATCGACTTCGAGAATGACTTCACCTGGCGCCTCGTGGGGTCCAAGCTTATCCGGGTAGAGCTGCGTTATCTCACGTCCCACCATCCGGCGCACCACATCGTCCGGCGTCACATCTGCGATACGGTCAGTGCATACATAACGACCATCGCGAAAGACGGTTACGCGGTCGCAGAGACTGAAAATCTCGGCCATACGATGACTGATATAAATGATGGAAATGCCATTGCTCTTAAGATCGCGGATGATCGAGAAAAGCTGCTTCGCTTCCGTTTCGGTGAGCGCTGCCGTCGGTTCATCCAGGATCAACACGCGGCAGTCGAGTGTCAGCGCCTTGGCGATCTCGACAAGTTGCTGACTGGAAATCGGCAAGTTGGCAACTTTCTGTCCAACATCAATAGCCGCTAGACGATTCATCACGATCTGTGCATTTTTTTCCAGAGCGCGATAATTCATGAAAGGCGAACGGCGGTGATTGGTCGCCGCCATGAACATGTTTTCAGCCACCGTTGCATCCGGGCACAGTGCAATTTCCTGATGCACAAGACCGATGCCGAGAGATTGCGCCACAGCGGGCGAAGCAATGTGAACCGCTTTCCCGTCGATACGTATTTCACCTTCAGTCGGTTGTAGTACGCCGGCGATGATACTCATCAACGTCGACTTGCCAGCACCGTTCTCGCCGCAAAGCGCATGAACTTCGCCGCGTTCAAGCGTGAAATCGACATGCGTCAGCGCCTTCACCGCTCCGAAATGCTTGGATACACCATGAATGGTCAGCACCGGCTCAGCCATCATCTTCCTCCTCTCCGTCAAAACCATCCGCGCCGCTTGACGCGGATGGTTCATGAGCAGAGCCTACTACTCTTCAATGCCCTTGGTGCCACGACGCTTCAGGTATTTGTCCCAATAGAAGTCGTCGGCATTTTCCGCCGTCACGATGGAAAGCCCGTTGTCGACAACGGGAATGCTCATCGCGTTGAAGCCGGAACGCTTGGCGTCATTCATCGGATCGATCAATTCCGGGTGCTTGGCGAGCCACAGCAGCATGAAGCCCATATAGCCCTGCATGCCCTGGTTCGGATTGATAGAACCGAAGACTTCGCCAGCCTTGATCATGTCGAGAATGTTGGCGTTGACGTCCGCACACATGACGAGGACCTTGCCACCTGCTTCCTTGTTCGCCTGCGCGGCGCCGATCGCCGAATTAGCCTCCGGCATGAAAACCGCGCCAAGGTTCGGATTGGCCTGAATCAGGCTCGATAGCCCTTGATAAGCCTTGGTCGGGTCCTGATTGGAAGCAGCGCGACCAACCAGTTTCATGTCCGGCCACTTCTCTTCCATGCGAGCGACGAAGGCAGCAATACGCTTGTCGTGATTATCCTGTCCGGGGTTTTCAAGAACGGCGTATTCGCCCTTGCCACCCATTTTCTGGGCGATGGCATCGGCAGCATAGGTACCTTCGCGAGTGTTGTCCGAAGTGATGAAGGACACACGCTTCGACAGTGGTGAGTCTGCTGCGAATGTGACAACCGCCGTGCCTTGATCGATGGCCCGGTTGATGGGCTCGATGAA
This genomic interval carries:
- a CDS encoding aldo/keto reductase, which translates into the protein MSGEQLICEIGRSGVKASAVGLGTWAIGGWMWGGTDEAQSIAAIQISLEAGVTLIDTAPAYGLGRSEEIVGKAIAGRRDKAVIATKCGLVWHTQKGNHFFDQNGKPVHRYLGRDAIIHEVEESLRRLGTDYIDLYITHWQDPTTPIEETVAALEELKQAGKIRAVGASNVNRSELEQYIQLGALDAIQERFSMIDREIEKDLLPLTTANDVSTLSYSSLALGLLSGMIGPERVFSGDDQRKDNPRFSVANRQKVREFARAIQPVADQHDATVAQIVIAWTLAQPGVTFALCGARNPTQALDNAHAGELRLSVDDLMAIETAISAQLVNMDG
- a CDS encoding substrate-binding domain-containing protein gives rise to the protein MRKFLSTTALTVLAVTLLAGSATAGETENPFRCKPGEKYVMNVMVSGVEYWFPVYEMFKQAGQQFGCETEYTGTPEYDVNKQIATFDQALAQNPAGILVHPMNSDPFIEPINRAIDQGTAVVTFAADSPLSKRVSFITSDNTREGTYAADAIAQKMGGKGEYAVLENPGQDNHDKRIAAFVARMEEKWPDMKLVGRAASNQDPTKAYQGLSSLIQANPNLGAVFMPEANSAIGAAQANKEAGGKVLVMCADVNANILDMIKAGEVFGSINPNQGMQGYMGFMLLWLAKHPELIDPMNDAKRSGFNAMSIPVVDNGLSIVTAENADDFYWDKYLKRRGTKGIEE
- a CDS encoding ABC transporter permease, with the translated sequence MAIDTMVAAVPRTSSIRRIGTMREAGLIAIILALGVVMSFASPHFLTLGNFRAMLMSFSVEGIVVVGMTILLIVGGIDLSVGSVVCFSMVLSGALFLAGLDPWTASLVGIAASSAIGATMGFFVTVVGLNHFITSLAAMVIVRGLCLIITKGTPLSLFTLPPSFKAVGQGTFYGIPYVILIFVAVVILFDFLLRRATAFRKVFYTGSNEKAALYSGIKTNHVKFWVTVLCSTLAGVAGVIYMSRFGAATPTFGVGMELNIIAAAVIGGASLSGGSGTILGAILGMALLSLVTSSLILLNVSVYWQDMIKGCILLAAVSIDHFLHKRKAS
- a CDS encoding FGGY-family carbohydrate kinase, which codes for MQKYLLGLDAGNTVIKAVVFDLAGRELAHAGEEGHSRMPHPGHVERDLGELWSNAKRVIRTCLDKAGIAASDIVAIGCAGHGNGLYALDREGEPLIGIQSIDTRATGLVEKWAAEGVGAKTYPIARQRPWPSQTPTLLAWLKRYQPDLFDRIGTVFFSKDFVVNRLTGKRFSEVSDMSGAGLLDLAKRRYDSALMEAYGLSDCMDILPPLIESDNIAGNVTEAVARETGLAAGTPVIGGLFDVVASALGSGVSRTGSASIIAGTWSINQIIVDGPDLEGPVFMTSTFDRSRYMAMENSATSAANLEWLVREFFEGEHHADVSPFDVCCGLAAAIEPANDDPLYHPYLYGAQQDGHARAGFYGIAGWHTKGHLIRALLEGVAFGHRQHVETIREAGATFEEAVLSGGGSRSRLWPQIFADVLGVPVSVAVSRETGALGAAIAAGTGVGLFSDFTEGANAMVRADRHYKPNAALVGHYNRRYALYRDITEAMTPLWRLIQTNSVQRACS
- a CDS encoding sugar-binding transcriptional regulator, with the translated sequence MPIAKLKPRTTAPREEIVVARQMHQALVLHFLEGLTQAQIADQLGISHATVNRLIKRGRQLGLVEIKIKSPVEPLVDLEERLLALGGISRAVVVPSVSDNPQTALLAVGEAAARLLLEEIADGDTICITGGKGVSAVVTGIQAPRRFDIEVIPATGCVQGKHYTDVNHVSTLMAEKLGGHSYQIHAPLFADDAGQRAMLMNMRSVADVFQRAREAKVAVVGIGSIVSTDSTYYDLHPSSSEDRTAIEHSGASAELLAHLLDVDGQVCEYSLNSALVSLTLDEFAHIPTKIGVASGLNKAESILSVLRGKHLDTLVTDEVTGVRILELASEEGFSA
- a CDS encoding glycerol-3-phosphate dehydrogenase/oxidase produces the protein MNREEMLNGLRQSPKVDVCVVGGGINGLSVFRELALQGVNVLLVEQSDYCSGASAALSRMVHGGLRYLENGEFSLVKESLVERDRLLRNAPHYVAPLPTTVPIFDTFSGLGNGIVRFMGLTRRPSRRGAIAIKAGLGIYDFLTRKRALMPKHSFRNRKTTLAKWPALNPAIRNSATYFDAWVSHPERIGIELLRDGLAAGHHAKALNYATVRESGRGDFLLLDGISGETLPIKPRLIINATGGWIDMANGSLFPKEAQPAPLVGGTKGSHLIVDNPALSDSLDGHMIYYENEDGRICILFPYLGKVLVGSTDIRVDDPGKVRCEADERDYILQSLAFVLPEIKIHSEEIVFQFAGVRPLPASDDSFTGRIPRDHFCTVLEGCDGRPPVLCMIGGKWTTFRSFGEMAADMVLKRLGLSRGTDTAERAIGGGRAFPKDRASWIEKLATTTGISSARIASLFKRYGTDTAEIARFIAGGVDRTLPNTDYSTREFLYLIRAEAVEHLDDLLLRRTTLAISGELSLAMTDAVLDLLATEKSWPSQRSDAELTRFLTLMRERHGVTEETLSARNEQRSELCERTAKSG
- a CDS encoding class I fructose-bisphosphate aldolase, with the protein product MRENRKVRMNRLFGNGRCLDVAIDHGVCNEPSFLDGLENMSSVVQALVDAKPDAIQMNYGQADLLQDIPGKDKPALVMRLDMGNPYNRIRHRDMWAVLQNEAEPLVGALQMDAACVVVNLFMLPDEPDLFRQCVQNISRVRADCEKYGMPLMIEPLVMQPVTERGGYMVDGDADKIVTLTRLAREMGADIIKADPTTNAEDFHRVVEAARCPVLVRGGGKEDLAVVFAKSAALMRQGAMGMVYGRNIYQHANPNAVVRGLMAIIHQDAGGDEAYSLYQRS
- a CDS encoding sugar ABC transporter ATP-binding protein → MAEPVLTIHGVSKHFGAVKALTHVDFTLERGEVHALCGENGAGKSTLMSIIAGVLQPTEGEIRIDGKAVHIASPAVAQSLGIGLVHQEIALCPDATVAENMFMAATNHRRSPFMNYRALEKNAQIVMNRLAAIDVGQKVANLPISSQQLVEIAKALTLDCRVLILDEPTAALTETEAKQLFSIIRDLKSNGISIIYISHRMAEIFSLCDRVTVFRDGRYVCTDRIADVTPDDVVRRMVGREITQLYPDKLGPHEAPGEVILEVDNIADGVRFHDVSFAVRKGEILGIGGLIGSGRTEIAEGICGLRPRAAGAVRLHGKTQKINSYSDAVRSGIVYLSEDRKGSGVFLEMSIAQNISVLDLKSLTNSAGLLNGRAEAALAEDFAKRLSVRMGGIEAPVKSLSGGNQQKVAIAKQLAVKPKVILMDEPTRGIDVGAKAEIHRLLRELARSGIGIIVISSEMPELLGLSDRLLVVREGRIAGELSAAAMSEEAVIRLASGVGTERTSHHAA